The genomic interval gaaaaaaaaaatttaagttagaGAATGGAGCACCAACAATATGATGGAATATTAACAGCATTTCTAAGAGGAGAAAATGGAAGAGTCACATTTGAAGTCCGGTATCCTGTTAGGAATGGTGTTTATGAAGTAATTCCTTCTATTTCATTTCGAGCTCCCGAAAGAAACTTGATTTTGTCACATATGTTTGTTGAAGATGCTAACCTTATCCTTTGCGAAAGGAACGACAACCTTATCAATGATCTTCTTCATAGGATAAATCCGCAAGATATCTTGCCGATTTATGCTCTAGGCAACCACTACATTCTTCAAGATAACAACATCAACCATGTTCATGTTCCTACAAGAAGACATTTTGTTCATAACTTTGAAAGAATTAAAATTCATGAAGAAACGACAGCTCAAACTTCGACATGTTCTATATGTCTTGTTGATTTTTCTTTTGGGTCGAAAGCAATTCGCTTGCCTAGTCCATGTTCACATGTTTATCATGAGAATTGTATTATGAGGTGGCTCAATGAATCAAACACATGCCCTTTGTGTCGTAGACTTATCTCCTAAATTCATCTTCTAACTTctttcactacgccaaaaatgacatttaacagcgtccattttacagcgcttgctaaacacaagcgctgttgtaattatattttaaaaataacggaaccttttacagcgcttttgatgccaagcgctgtaaaacaagcgctgtagtaggtcatataacgtttgcgcatcacgttataaggcttttatagcgcttgtcaaaaaagcgctgtaaaaggaagcgctttcgcgtctcagttacagcgcttttttcacaagcgctgtaaaacacatgcgctttcattgaatttaactacctattacagcgcttttttcacaagcgctgtaaaacacatgcgctttcattgaatttaactacctattacagcgcgtttttcacaagcgctgtaaaacacatgcgctttcattgaatttaactacctattacagcgcttttttcacaagcgctgtaaaacacatgcgctttcattgaatttaactacctattacagcgcttttttcacaagcgctgtaaaacacatgcgctttcattgaatttaactacctattacagcgcttttttcacaagcgctgtaaaacacatgcgctttcattgaatttaactacctattacagcgcgtttttcacaagcgctgtaaaatacatctttaaaataattatatacgttggaaaccctcatatcctctacatctttcaaataattatatacgttgggaaccctaatatcctctacgtactgtgcggccatctacgttgtctaaggtattttttacacatgatctgttatgttttgaaattgtcaaaaattgtcaaaaactcataccacatgatctgttctgttttgaaattgttagttgatattggtttctttttgaaacttgttgatatgttttgaaagcttattatttttgttactgcatttatataggtggtataatatggataggaaatggatttcagccaatcgattgtcaaaagagtatgaaattggagtgaaggagtttgttgagtttgcagtgaagaatgcaaaagatccaaatagagtagtttgtccttgtttaaaatgttgttttggaaaacgtgttagagaagatgaattagaaggacatctagtatgtaatggaattgatcaaagctacacatgttggataagacatggtgagaaaaaaaaaggaaacattaattttgagaatagttctacatatgcttcaactgatttcgatacagatacatatgagccggaccgagttgatgagattgcaaaagcagttgaagaagatcttcgagattgtcctaaaatgtttgaaagtttgttgagtgatgcagagaaagaattatataatggttgtactaaattcacaagactgtcagcgatattaaagttgtacaacttaaaagcgagtaatggatggtctgataaaagctttacggaattattaacactcataaaagatatgttgccagatgataatgaacttcccagtcgaacctacgaggctaaacggattttgtgttctattggaatgagttacgaaaggattcatgcgtgtcctaacgattgcattttatttcgaaacgaatatgaactacttaaggcgtgtccgaaatgcaatgtctctcgatataagaagaaagaatctactccagcaaaagtcgtgtggtattttcctataataccaagatttaggcgcatgtatcgcagtgaagaagattcaaaacacttgacatggcatgcagatgaaagaattagagatggaatgtttcgacaccctgcagattccccacaatgggcaaaaattgatcacgagtatcctgaattcgggatagagtcaagaaatctaagacttgcactttctactgatggaatgaatccacatggtcttcaaagcatctcacatagcacgtggcctgtgattttggtaatatataacctacctccatggttatgtatgaagcgtaagtttatgatgttgtctctgttaatttctggacccaaacaaccggggaatgatatcgacgtatacttgactcctctaatcgaaaatttaaaaagtatgtgggagacaggtgtggaagtttatgatgggtataagaaagaatgtttcaatttaagggttatgttgttcggcataattaatgattttccagcatatggtaatttatcaggatatagcattaaaggtcagtgtgcatgtcctatatgtgaagagagtacaaattggatgcggttgaaacattgtaagaagaatgtgtttcttggacatcgtagatttttaccttatagtcatcagtatcgtgggtggagaaatgcattcaatggaaaatcagaggaaggtaaagctcctttagcaccgactggatatcaaatacttgaaaaagtacaaggtttgaccaataaatttggcaaaccttttgcgggagagctggtgaaaactgggtggaagaaaaagtcaattttctttgaattgccatattggaagtcattgtatgtaagacatttcctcgatgtgatgcatattgaaaaaaatgtatttgaaagtgttattggtacgttactcaatgttccaggaaagtctaaagatggcgtcaatgcaagattggacttggtcgatatgggaataagaaatgaactggctccagtaaagaaaggaaatcgcacatatctacctccagccgctcatactctatctagaaaggaaaaaattgttttatgtaaatttctacacgaagttaaagttccagaaggatactcttcgaacattaaaaatttggtttgtatgaaagacctcaagttaaaaggtttgaagacccatgattgtcatattataatggagcatttgctaccaataggtatacgttccattttacctgaaaaagttcgactagccttaactagattatgtttcttcttcagggaaatttgtagtaaagtgatcgaccctcagaaattaccgacattgcagagggaaattgttgttactttgtgtgagcttgaaatgtatttcccaccatcgttttttgatataatggttcaccttactgttcatctggttaaggagacacaactttgtgggccagcttatatgagatggatgtatccgatagaacgatatatgaaaatattaaaagggtacgtaaaaagtagaagtcgaccagaaggttgtattgctgaacgatacattgttgaagaggctgctgaattttgtactgaatatctgtccaatgttgaatccatagggcttcccatgtctcgtcattcgggaagactatcaggagaagggataactggaaggagactactgactatatcaaggacagaatgggagcaggcacaattgtatgttctgcacaatgatgatgaggttcaaccgtatgttacaatacacattgatcagttatctcgtttgaacatgaataggaatcaaaattggataactcgagagcacaatcgaagttttgtaacatggttaaaaaatcacataatgtcaaaatttgatatagaccccggatcaatttcaaatagattgaggtggctagcaaatggtccgagcttacatgtcttttcttacactggttatgttattaacggctacacattttataccaaagaacaagatgatcagaccactatgcaaaatagtggagtcactctcgtagctgaagcgatgcatgtctcaagtgcaaaagacaaaaacccaatatatgcaaatctatcatattttggggttatcgagcgcatatgggagttagactacacaatgtttcgtgttcccatatttggttgcaagtgggtcgataataataatggcgttcggattgatgagtcaggattcttgcttgtcgattttaatagggtgggatacaaagacgagccttttattttagcgtcgcaagctcaacaagtgttttatgtcactgatccttctaatgataaatggtctgttgtcctatcgaccaataaaataagtgatgataacaataatgatgaagatgttggtaatgatcttttatttgcaacatcacaacaaccacatgaaattgattcaactgatgatggtttatatcttagagatgatcatgatgagggaatttggattaatccatcgtttcgtattgtaaatggacaaacaaatgtgaatgtcaccaggaaaagaagaagggcatcttaatgtatatatatgtttaattgttttatataagctatgcatgtaatctgaactgtgttattgtaaatatgcatgtaatctgaattgagtgttttatactaagttctgattaatttattttctgattaatttattttctgcttatatttagcttgatttgagtgttttataccaagttcatgtaacaatgagtgttttatatttagcttgatttacatgaactgaactgaatataaattagtaatttacatgaactgaactgaactgaatagagagattctcttttgctcagtgcatatatatatatagattcttcagaatactcatttctaataattcatcatctcctaaagtattgtgataaagacaatgataacaatatttttaatccaataaacaatgataaaaatgtttttaatgtcatcccaacccaaataaaccaaacacaaaaataaaataaagagacattttacagcgcttatcttaaaaagcgctgtaaaagatccttttaaaaataaaataatgagtgttttataccttttacagcgcttttcacacaaagcgctgtaaacgactcttttgaaagtgagtaaaaaagacattttacagcgcttatttgacaaagcgctgtaaaaaagctttaaaaataatattcatcagacacctaatttcttcaaacaccttgtacgcatcatgggaatccaaaaaacatcagacacaaacccatttcttcaaacaccttgtacgcatcatgggaatccaaaaaacatcagacacaaacccatttcttcaaacaccttgtacgcatcatgggaatccccaaaaacaccagacacaaacccatttttcgcaacatggcaatgatcctgaataccaattaagtttcgatttaagaaggaaagagaatgtaaagagataaaaagggtgttgaggtggagattgaattgtgaaagagtaagctttgatgtttgtgaagaagatgcataaaaggagaagagtttggtgaagaggaagggatttttgtggtgaccagttactactatgtgggttttgcatgcatgttgagcttgtttaaaaaataacataacataacaaaacacaaaaacaataaggccttttacagcgcttatttggaaaaagcgctgtaaaagagccttttaaaattaacataaagagacattttagagcgcttatgtggaaaagcgctgtaaaaggctttaaaaaacattcatataacataataacacacggaggtcttttacagcgcttatttgggaaaagcgctgtaaaagagcctcttaaaattaacataaagagacattttagagcgcttatgtgtaaaagcgctgtaaaaggcattcaaataacataataacacacggaggtcttttacagcgcttatttgaaaaaagcgctgtaaaagagccttttaaaaatttaactaaagaagccttttagagcgcttatgtgtgaaagcgctgtaaaaggcattcatataacataataacacacggaggtcttttacagcgcttatttgaaaaaagcgctgtaaaagagccttttaaaaatttaactaaagaagccttttagagcgcttatgtgtgaaagcgctgtaaaaggcattcatataacataataacacacggaggtcttttacagcgcttatttgaaaaaagcgctgtaaaaggcattcaaataacataataacacacggaggtcttttacagcgcttatttgaaaaaagcgctgtaaaaggcattcaaataacataataacacacggaggtcttttacagcgcttatttgaaaaaagcgctgtaaaagagccttttaaaaatttaactaaagaagccttttagagcgctttacaaaataagcgctgtaaaaggcttataaaaagcgctgtaaaagtgttacgtatatataacagttacctcttcagtttcctcttcattacgtaaccttcatctcaaccttcatttcttctcttcttttgcaaaccctatcatcccgtcctttacgaaccttatttccacgatcatctccttcatttcgaaccttatttccatccaagatcatctctcccatttcacacaatatattttcattgaaatacgtaaccctcattacgtatttcttcaaaccgtatttctgtgaaccatatttctgtgaactttctgcaaaccctcttttctttgcatttcgtctttcttcgaaccatcattattcaggtattgatgttattaaatttttgtaatcattagaatgcatgttgagcttttttaagatatactgatacatgttgagtttgtttataataatgcatgatccatgttgagcttgttgatgttatactaaagtgcatgttgaacttgttgtagttaaatggatacaaacaaagatttagaagttcaaaatgaagaagttggcacctctaagacttacgaaaaagaagtcaaacgtggtgcaactatcatgcaaagggtgattaaagcacggagcagtggcattaaatttgaggtatactatatatactctgtttgctgtgtgtttttttatctttttttagggtttagggcatgtacttactatatgagtttattaggttggctggaacgagagtggtcagccagttgaccccaacagctccatgtttgtaagctacattggggctgttgttcgtcaaaatgtcccaataacaatagacaactggagagataaggcgttgaaggatgccaaagatatcatctggaatgacattcaagtaaatattttgatctactcttttgtcatttataattttttttctgtaaaatacattacttataattgttttcattgcagacc from Cicer arietinum cultivar CDC Frontier isolate Library 1 chromosome 5, Cicar.CDCFrontier_v2.0, whole genome shotgun sequence carries:
- the LOC101499142 gene encoding uncharacterized protein, which codes for MEHQQYDGILTAFLRGENGRVTFEVRYPVRNGVYEVIPSISFRAPERNLILSHMFVEDANLILCERNDNLINDLLHRINPQDILPIYALGNHYILQDNNINHVHVPTRRHFVHNFERIKIHEETTAQTSTCSICLVDFSFGSKAIRLPSPCSHVYHENCIMRWLNESNTCPLCRRLIS